The genomic region tgAGCATAAAGAAAAAATTGGCtcaagcttctatgtatggatttcctgtttttctcaatTTATATCATTGCAAATTAACTGCCTTTAGGATTTGGTCAGGCAACTCCTGGTCAGGCAAATCTGGccaatatttgacattttacagaaaaaaacaaaaaaaaaaacaaaatctgattttGATAACAAAGAGgtaattaaataattcaaagtTGGTCTGTGTCCCTCCTTCCTTACACTGGTTGGTTTCCACATCTATATGACTAGCAGTGGGACTAAAAGGCAGGGTTAACAGAATGCAATTCAAACGCAAActaggctttttttttatttctatgtacaatatataacttaattataaatattgttatttttctctAAGTACTGAGTTGTTGAGCCATTTGTATTTTCTGAGCAATGTACAGTATTGAACATATAATATTGTATTACATAGAATAGAGCCTACTAGCAACCTTGGTTAAGAGCACACTTTGAAAGAACAGAAGATGGATACAGAGTCCACAAGTAGAGTCACTGTCACTCTTACAATCCAACCTGCTGTGTTCACTTGTGGGAGCTTTGTGCCACACAACATTTTGGAAATGCACTGGTCTTTGATTCTGTATGAGATCAGAACTGAAGACCATCCTGTTATCCTACCTGTGTGCAGAATATGATAATGAAATAATCGCTTCACTGTTTGTTATGCTTTTTAATATAAGGTAACGTCTAGTACCCTAAGTGCGAATGTGCCAAGTATGCGGTTTGCTCTCTGGATCTGTCTCTTGTGAGTTCCTCAAGACGGTTTTGTTCATGTCACATACAAGGTTCAGCCACATCTGCTGTTaactgtttttctcctctcactCACACTAATAAGCCCAGTCCAAGCAACCAATCGCAGACAGGCCATCACACATTTGACTCCACAAATGGTCTCTTTGGTTTGATGGGGGAGGTGGGGCCTTGGGTCCGGGAGTCACGTGAGAGTTGGCGGTACATGTTGTCCTGGTAGGCCTGTGCCACGGGCAGAGTCCTCGCCACCTTCACGTCTGGGTAAGTGGGAACCTGGCTGACCCGCTCCAGGATGTCCCCACTGCCACGGGAGCCGTTTGCCAGCTTGCCCAGCGAAGGGGGCTGGGTCTGCGAGTAGTAGTCCTCCTCCAATAGATGTCCATTTTGGGCATTGTTGGTCTTGTTGTAGTATGCGATATTGCCCAGTGAGGTGGGGGGACTGTAGGTGGAGCCCTGCTGGACCAGCTGGCCAGGCGAAGTGGGGCTGATAGCAGAGTCCATGGACGTCATGGCCCTGGACCGCTGGGGCTGATGCAGGTACTGCTGAGTCCGCGCCGTCTTGTCTATGATACCCATGAAGGGCGTATTCCGAGAGCGAGTGGTCTCACCCTGGTACAGCCCTCCACCGCCTTGCGAGGGAGAGATGGGAGAGATGTCATCACAGGTGCGCTCATATGTAGCTTGCAGTGGGATCTCCATCTGCTGAATGGAAGAGGAAGGTCTGAAACCTGGTGCTAAATTGGAGGTGGATCCAGTTGAGATGTTGTTGCTGGAGGGGGAGAATCGAAGGCCTACACTCTGAGAATGGATGAGAGGCCTGGGGGTGGGCACATGCTGCTTCATCTCAGTAGTATTGGCACTGACAGGACGTCTCACCATATGGGGGATCTCAGGAGAGCCCAGTTGGCAGGGGGGCATGGCATTGGCACGCTCCAGAACATGTTCAGCAACTGGATAGTAGGCGGCTGACTGGCTACGGCTTATCTGAGGTGTCTGGCTGTAACGGATGCCCCCTGGGCCCCCACTGCTGGCGCGGTAGGCAGAGGAGGGGCGCTGGGGTAATTCATCCTTCAACAGGCCTGACTCCATAACCCCTCCTCGGCCGCCGTGCTGACAGAGGGCCCCAGAACTGAGGCTCGCCTGGACTTGGGGCATGGACCGTCCATCCAGGGAGGGCTGGTAGACCATTCGGCTCTCCACGTCCACTGAACCTCCTTGGTAACGACCACCCATGGAGTGGCCCATCTGGCCACTGTAGCTGCTGTTGCCCATCACACTGCTGGGCTGGTTTGTTCGGACTATCTGGGCTATAGAAGGCTGAAGACGAAGGCCTTGGGCTTGGTGGTGCTGGGAGGACAGAGAGGGCTGTGAGCTCAGCTGGAATGAACGCTGGCTGCTCATCTTAGAGAGGGGAGATTTGGGCCGCCCAGGGAGCTGCTCTGTCTGGTAGCGCACAGGTGACCCAGACTGGGACCTGTACAGACAAACACCCTCTATTGGTGGACTGGCTCTATACTGAGCAGCCCGACGTAAAGGCGAAGGCGGTGGGCTCTGGTGATCCATCCCCTGGCCCCCAGTACCCATTGGAGGTGGGCTGAAGCGGTAGGATGGCTGATGCACTGGGGAGGTGTGAGGGGGACTGTGTCGGTAGTGGGAGTTCTGATGTGTTGGGGATAAAGAGGGTGATGTGGGCTGGTATGACCCACGGGTTGGAGAGGACATAGAGGAGGACGTGGGGTGATATTCGTAAGGCAGGCCCATGGGTGAACCTCCAGCTATGTAGATCTGATCTGGATGTGTGGGGGACAGCGGTGGGCTCTGAATGATAGGAAGGCTGGAAGGATTGGTGAGAGACTCTGGAGGGGGCAGACCCATGGACATAGCTTCTAGCTCCTGCTCCAGGTAGTCCTCATCCTCAAACAGATCCTGGACGGGCTCCATGTCCTCCAGACGGGGCTCTGGGGGAGGGGGAAGAGGCATGGACATAGATAGAGACTCCTCCTCTTCTGGGGGAGGTGTAGGTGGAGGAGAGGGCGGAGGTTCTAACTCTAAGTCCTGCTGCTGGTGCTCCTCCTGGTTGAGCTGGTGacactcctcctccaccctctggAGCAGCCTCTGGATCTCTCGGTTGTTGGGGCAGAGCTTTATGGCTTCATTCAGGTCCTCTAAGGCTTCAGGAAATTGTCTGGAAATGGGAAACGATAAGTTGCTTTGGAAAAAACTTCACAGTTTTTCAAAGTCTCTGTCAAACACCTTGCAAATCAAACATCCAACACTGTCTGCAAGATCATACTGCAGTCAGAGTGTAGAACCAAGACAAGTAGGTAGCTATAGACAATAATGTGTGAAGGATAAAAGGAGTGTACCTGCTGCTACGTTTGGCACGTGCCCTGGCATAATATGCCTCGTAAGACTTAGGTTTCAGTTCAAGTGCCTTGGTAGCAAATTCCTCAGCCATCCCAAAGTCCTGGAGAGATTGAGCAAGGGAGTGTACTGTTAAACTACGCTAAGATACATCTTCATTACTTTCAGATATtaatacagttttgttttggtcatttCATGCTATAAaatgtctcaaaagtggtcCAACGTTAATCTAAAGTAAATCCGCTTACTAAATCCCTAGGATTTGAACCAAAGTCCACAGTCAACTCACATTCATTTTCCTCCGACATCGGGACAGATTGAGGAAAAGTGATACTTTGAGTTCCCTGAATGTCTTGAGGTCCTCGCTGAAGCCTTCACGTGGAAACTTTTTGAGGGCATACTGATAACGCTGCGCTGCCTCCTTCACCTTCCCCTTCTGTTTGACAAAAAACACCAGGTTATCCTAAAATACAAAGCTGATCTGAAATCTTCAGACATTCATCACTGTTCTCAGACTGAGGTTATTCTCagacaatgctgttttcatgcTGGATCACATTTCTCCCAACATTAACAGATCAGTCAAAATATGTATTCGAATATTTAAAGGATATTTTTCCTATGACAGATTGCTCTTTTAATCAGACAATACAAGCTGAGTTGCGGAGTACAGGCCATATACTGTCACCTTGTAGAAGCTGTCCCCCTCCTCGATGAGTTTGCTGAGTAAGATGATCATGATGTCGGGTTTGGAGGTGGCCATGGCCCATGTGGCTGGACCTGGGTAACACAGGAAGGAGCAGAtggaagaaaacagtgagaaagaCACAGTCaaaagcagaagaggaggaagaaatgaGTAACTGGGAGTCACAGTacacacaacaataataataaaagggATGAGGACAACAGCCAAAATGGGGAATGGAGGAGAAAGACAGGCAATCCACTGCAGAGAAAGAATTACAACAATGTGCACCTCGAGAACATGGACCTCACTATGAGACAGCAGACCTGGGTCAAATACTATGTGCTAATAATTAAATCCTACTAAGTGTCATATGATTGTCACTACTGAGTGACAGCTGGTCTAACTGGACTGGAGAATAAGCACATTTTCTCATACAACTGAATAAAACTAACTATAGGACTTATTTGCAAATACATTTTGGCCCAAGCAACACTATTGTTAGATCTacagtacaaataaattcaCACTATCATGTCTTTCTAAGGacatacattttctgtcttgcCAAGTATAGTAAATCTTAGCACTAGTGACTAAATCAAGAATGTGATtaagaacaacagaaaaaaaccaggGAAGACTAATCtcccccaaaacaaaaaaagggagTTGTGTATTAAAAAAGCAGGACACTTGACCCCTCCTTTTTTATATCAAAATCAAACGCAATCCCTTGACTGAAACTGATGTGTCTTTTGTTTATCAGCGTTAACAGCAGTCCTTGACATGTACACACATCACAGAGATGAGAAGGGAGGGATCTTGCACAAGGAGACACAGGGCAGgtacaataaacaaacaaggCAAGCAGGAGGGATACAACACTTCTGCAGGCGTTAGCTGTCCTCTGAGCTGGTGGTGGCAGTGGTGGTGAGGGCAGGAATGGTGCTGACTGTCCTAGCTGACACCGAGGAAATGTTTGGAAGATGAACAATGCACAGTACAGTGGTTCATCACTTCAGTCTGTGGTGGCGGTGGGACAGAGAAATTACAAATACATGCATTCCTGCTAAATCATGACCACGTAAGTGTTACTGAACGGTTCCGTCATGCATCTGTGGGATGGAAGGTCAACACTTCAATACGATGTCACAGGCTGGAGGCCGGGCATGCTGTCATTAACCACTTGGACATTAGCATCTACCTCTAGGCAATCCCGACTGCATCACTGTCAGTGCTAATACCTTTGCATGTTATTATTTGTCAGTTTGAGAAGGTTTTGGTAGCTAAGCTCGCCTGCCGACACTTAGGAcgacacagacaacacagagagaggagataGAGCTGTCAAAATGCCTGGTGGGGTGAGAAGTCGACAGCCTTGGCTTTACCTCGGGGCCGACTGGGCAGCGTCTGACATCCTGGGGCCGGAGAAAGAGGCAGGGGATAGGGGCAAGAGGTGGGAAAGGAGGAGGCGGGAGGTCATGAGCAAGGGAAAGGAGTGGAAGTGGAAGGGAATAGCAGGGAGGGTGGCAGAATTGCCAGAGAAAACAGGTTTGTGGGAGTGTGTAAGAACGAGAGGAATGCAAGAGATAGAAACAGCAGGAGGGTGAAAGAGAAAGGTAAtggcagtggtggtggtggaggaggagaagtgagAAAAGGaacacaaaaaagcagcagtgagaaGTGGAGATAAGTGctttagcaaaagaaaaaaaacatagataCAGAAGAGAAACACCGCAAGCGCTAATAACAACCTGTCTGAGCAACCGCAAAGGAATAGAGAGAAAAGGATGTGATTGAGAGAGAAACGGAGAACAGAGATAGTGTGAGCGATAGAGACAAACAGAGGCACAGAGGGAACAtgacagaaaaagcaaaacaacacagcagcaacagtaataCAATAAAAAGACCCACACGTCAGAGCCATAAGCAGCTGAGGAGAAACGGCATGGTGTGGCACTGTGGGGGCGGATGACATACAGTAGCAGGAGGTGATTTAAGCTTCATGGAGACACAAACCTGAATCCATGGCTTATTGCAGTAAAATGCTACAGTGCCCCACAATGACCAGCAGGAGGTGTGTACTGAAATCTTTGGATTCTCCCTTCATAGTCTTTCATGCAGCTCATGCTTGAAACTCAACGCATGACCTTTTTATTCAAATACAATTTCAAACTGTATCTCATTTCACGGCTGGCAAATGACCTTTTATTATGGGACTACAGGACGAGGATGCTGCATTTACGCAAGGTCCTTTGTGTGCTAAAAGGTAGGCGTTAGTCTGCCCACCTGCCCTTACCTATCTTGGCTCCTTTCTTGAGCAGGGCGACCACCACCGATGTGTTTCTGCAGCCCACAGCCCTGTCAAGAGGACGCATCCCGCTGTAGTCTACATGCTCTATCATGGCCCCATGGTCAACCAAAAACTGGACCTGAGGAGACAAAGAAATGTGGTGAGAACAGCTGTAGATGGGGAacttttaaagtttaaagtggGACTGTTTTTGTGCTAGGAACACATTTCAACTGGTATCATACAAGTGTGGAGGTTCAAGATCCTGCCCTTTTTCATGGAGGGCCACTCACCACTTCAGAGTCACCGTAGAAGGCTGCCAGGTCAAGGGGCGTGCGTCCGTTCTTGTCCGCATGGTCAGTGGCAGCTCCGTTCTCCACCAGGCAGCGGACAACAGGTAAATGACCTTTCAGACATGCCCAGCTCAGAGCGGTCAGACCCTCCTTATCcatcagagacagagaggctcCTGGGAAAAAGTCAGCAGGGAGACAACCAGGAGTTTTTAACTCAGAATTCCTTTTTACATCTGGGGTTGCCAGGTTTGTCAATTTATGACTCATGGCTCAGTTGACTTGACAAATGTGATGTTATGGTAATTGGAGATTGGAGGTAGGAAGAGATGTttaacaaagaaacacatagTTTCCTGCATAAATCCCAGTCTGTCCTTTAAAGCAcgggtgtcaaactccagtcctcgagggccactgtcctgcttgttttccaactatccctgatCCACAACTGACAcaactgatccaggtaatcaacagtgggtacactgttgattacctggatcagttgTGTCCATCCAATCCAAGAGCAGGGACACCTGTGCTTTAAAATGACCATCCACAGTCATTTTGTTGTGTATATGTAATGTATTCCTTACATTATTTTTAGGCCCTGAATCTGAAAGCTCAAGACACATGGTTGCACATATTTCTTTTGTAAGCTACAAACTTACTGAGATGTTTTGTACAGTCTTTATTTTAGGGCATGCAAAAATGTTCCAAGCACAAAATGAACTCGAGTTTGGTTTTTAACCGAGATATCCTAACATACCTTGAGTCAGTACAAACTCAACAGTTCCCAGGTGCCCCTCTGAGGCAGCCATCATCAGAGGAGTACGACCCTGTTTGTCAGCCAGGTTGACGTCCGCGCCATGTGTTAGGAGGAGGTCCACGATCTACAATACAGAAATATAGCCCCATGTCATTGTGTAACAGGAACTGGAtgtctgtgttgctgtttgaGAGATGAAGACATGGCTATTATTAGAAGGTAGGGATCGGGTGGCCTCTAACCTGCCAGTGTCCCTGTCGGACGGCGCTGAACAGTGGGACGATGCCTCGTCTGTTGGGCTGGGCCACGGCCGCGCCCTGCTCCAGCAACAGACGACAAACCTCCAGCTTCCCCCGACCAGAGGCTGCAGTCAGAgctagacaaacacacacagacaatgagGAAAGAGATCCGGTTAACTTTACCTCAACGTAACcttaaacctaaccctaaccaattACTGCTGTCTTTTACCCAGTCCTAGTATCTAATGTTGACCATTAAGTAAAACCTAGAACTGCAATAACTGACTTTTATGACCACTTGGGGGCAGTGGAACCaagctgtaaacaaaacattaacatattgTTACTTACTAAACGATTGTAAGAGCACTGAGAGTGAACCAGAACAGATGTTATGGCCAGACAGCTGAAACTCACTACACAGCTCCATAAAACTGAGGGGAGCCGCTGATTCAGGTGGAAAGTCTCTGTAGGTTGATCACTACGAGCAGCTCTTTTCACATTATCCCTAAAAATACTGATTATAACGAATCCTGAACATTAAAATCTGTAAAACCACAACACTGCTGTGTTCATTTTTGCTAATTGGACTAATTTCAACAAAGTGAATTAATTTCTTGCAATCAGAATGGAAGCAGTTCTGACAAAGTGACCCTGGTCAGCCACAtgctgatgtacagtatatatgtatTCCCTTAGGCTGTTATAAAGAATGATATATTTTCAGTTGACCTATGCAGTAACAGTGGGAGCAACTGTTCTTCTTCTGATCCATTACAGACAATAAAACTATGACTGACTGAGTACGAGTCCCTTCTTCACCTGACAGTGAGAAGCAGCTTGTCCAACACTGCAGCAGGGGAATAAGGCTCACAAGGAGGTTTCATAGCTTTAggttacaaaaacacattacatttctCAACACCCTGCCACAGTGCAATCACACTAGTCATTTCTGAGCACCCTGGAGCACACCCatcctcccccctccccccctgTGTGCGAGCCCAGCCCTGTCTCTGCTCCAGTGACACCACTGCACTGCCATCAGCATCTgacgcagcagcagcaccagcagcagacacacaagaACAGTGTCTCATATCCGCACTGCAGCGCTCCGCCTCTCAGTGCCACACCGAAAAACCCTCTCAAcaaacactccacacacacttaaataaatgtgaattgtTTGTCTCAAGAATAACTACAGAGTATTTTTGCATTTGACCAGAACAAACATAAAgctgtgttgtcagtgttttatagTTGTAATGTCCGCCCATTGTTAGTATTCCTACCCGTCTCCCCCCATAGGGTGTCAAAGTTATTGATCTGCgccctctccacctcctcttcatctttctctgGCAGGTCCAGCAGGTAGGACACGATCTGATGGCGCAAAGATTCAAGATTAATGTCCACATTTACCTTTACGAAtctaatataaaatacacaatacaaataaatgtcataaaacaaCATCATTTGCTATTGCAAATTACTTTCCTCTTCAAAATATTGTAATCTGACTGACTATAGCAGCAACTAAACTGAACACCAGACCATATTACATTTCCTGGACAGTTTGTCTCCTAACTTCATTTCTCTTGCACCATGCTTTATGTTTCCTTGCCTCCTTTAATATTTCTCTTATTCATAAtcaaaaaaagtgttttggaaaataaacatgaagcaacatatataataaacataaaacataaaatacaacagTGGAATGTATGTCATGCTTCTCTGCAATAAGCTGAACATTTTATAACATCCACACTGTTTAAAgtagaggaggagatgaagaccAGTCTGTGGTTGTGCATCACTTTTGGTTTGCTTTCCTTCAGCTTACACATTAATTATCATCATAGTTAACATCTGTCACTGTTTTAGTTCTGTCTTACTCTAAGTGCATCTGTTCCCTCTTTGACCATATGAACAGGACTCTAGGATAATATCTTGCAACTGTTCTGGTATTAAAAATGGCACATGACATATTGCATTGTGCGCTCCAATGACAAATTATTTCTCAGTGTGAATTGGGTGCAGGAAACTACTGAATGATATAGCATGAAGTCACagcattttatattattactgCATCCTCAAACTCCTGAAAATCCACCTCAACAAAATTAGAAATTTGAAACAGAGGGACTCCATGAAACAACTTTTCCAATGAGGAGTACTTAGAGGAGATCATCTCAATCCCTTAATCGTTAAGCCCTTAATCAAGTTCCTAATTTGGGCTGAAGAATTTCTAACATCACACCCGAGGATGATAATCAGAACGATAACACCACTTTCACCCGCCCGTCTGCTCGTCCCTGCTGTACCTCTGTGTACCCCATGCTGGCCGCAGCGATGAGGGCCTGCTGGACCGCGTGGCTCTTTGTGAACGCTGCCTGTTGTTGGGTCTGTGGTGACTGTTGCTGTGTCCCCATTCCCCAGTCACATTGGATGAGGAACTTCACCACTTCCATGTGGCCCCTTAGGGCTGCGTGAACCAGAGCACACTGGCCGTTCTTATCCAGATGGTCCACCTGTTAATGGGATGTGGATCTGATTAGTATCACAAACAGCAGGTAAGGTTATAATTGATCTCCTATAGTCAAGACATCTGCCTTATCTCTATGTCAGTAGTCTTGATCACACAccaagaaaagaaagtctcttcaCACACTCCTCTTTCCATACCTTTGCTCTCCTGCGACACAGTGCAGTTACGATGGCCATGTGTCCCCCAGCAGCGGCGTAGCCCAGTGGCGTGAGGCCACTTTCAGATGGGGCGTCGACAGAGGCGCCAAACTCGAGCAGCAGAGCCACCATGTCCATGTAGCCCAAATGGGAGTGGACACAGAGGATAGGGGCGTTGTTCAGCACCTCCGTACGGTAGTTCACGTTGGCACCGCCCAGCATCAGTAGCCGACTCACCTAGACTCcgacacaaaataaacaaataaaatatgaatacatAAAAGTCAATACAGCGATGCTCTTGGTTGCTGAAGCTATCTAAGAGAGTGAcatccattttccattttcacatttaaagagGCAGCCTTGATTTCATACCCAGAACATGTAGAACTATTCTGTGTGCATGACTCCTGTCTGCTGTGTTAGAGCCTGTACCTTGATGTTTGGAGTGTAGAGGTTTCGGAGTGAAGAAAGTGCTGCTGAGAGGCCCTCTGTGCTGTAGGATACCCACAGGCCTTGCAAGATTGATGAGGAAACCCCAACTTTCTTGCTGAGACCCTTGAACAGAGAGATACAGTGTAAATATTCATTACTTTGGAGCCAGACCACAGCTGTGTGGGGGCGTAGATGTGTGTGCGGACACAAATACTGGTATACCTTGAAGATATGTGCTTTGAGGATGTGATGGCCCAGCTCAATAGTCTGCTGTCTGTTCAGCTTGTTCTCCTGCCGAGAGAACCAGAAGGCCAGTAGGGTGTGCCCGCTCCTGCAGAGACGACAGACAAAATCTTCCAATACTTGAGGCTGAGTCATCAACTCATTACATTTAGTTATCATCTGCACAGTTGGTGGAACTGGTCTTAATTataataaagcaaataaaatgttcCAGCTGAAAATATAACACCTCCTCAGCCAGATAAACATGGTGTACCTGCGAAAACCGAGCTCTATTTATACATACACAACTGAAGTATACAGTACATTACCAACTGTCTGTGGAATTacttaatgtcacattttttaaataaacagtgaacAGTAAATTTGATGGGCATTAAGTAGAAAGTAATTTAACTCAATTTCATTGAACATATTAATTCAATAATACAGTGgtttattgtattatatatttttgtattacaTTCAGTATCATGAGATATATTGAGATATATCACACCCCAATGTTCTTTTCCCAGGGAGAATAATTTGACCTCTTGAAGCCAAACACTCCAGAACTGCTATTGTCCCAAGACCTTTAATTAAAAGTGTCAGGGCAAACGATTTCTACACGATCACATTCAGAATCACAGAGAAAGAGCAGCTCATCTTATTCAATCCACCATTTCTCTTGCACGTCCTCACCTCGGATCACAGAGGAACTTtgtcttttctccttcttctctccagaTCAACCACTCCCTGAAGGAAGGGTGAACAAACATCCTGGTACCGTCTCTCCTCTTCACCAGGAAGACTGACAGGTTGTCCACACGCTGCTGGAAATCCTCCCAGTCCAATGTGCCCTGGCACAGACAGTGTCTCCGTGTTATTTTGGACACTAACTATTGTTTTCCTAAAGCTGATACATTGTTCAGGCTGGGACATGCAGATATATACCAGGTTTGTTTGCATGGAATCAAAGttaaaacagttaaaacaaaaacaagcaaatcaAGTCAATGTTGCTCATTCCACTGAAAAAAGAGCTTGAGGTATTAAAAGGTCTCAAGGTCTTAAGTCTTGTACAGTAACACTACCTGCAGTGAGCCAGCGTTGATGGCCTGATATATCTGCTCATCGGTCAGCGGATGGAGCGAGGCCACGGCCACATTGAGCAGAGGAAGTGCCCGCTCAAACGACGACTGTGTGGGGAAGCGCATGTTGCACTGCAGCAGGTACACCTCTGCCAGGTTGACTGGAACCAcctgaggaagaagagaaaagaatcTACACTGTTATGCCGATTGCCTCTGGATCAGCTTTACACAATATGAATAATGCATTGTTTTTGTATAGCACATCAGCTATTCCTCATATTCCTTCTACTGAAAGGAGTCTGTGAATTTAtcagttcatatttttatggAGTCTGGAAGCAGTTCTGAATACATATAATTAAATGAAACCAAAGTTGTgagataaaacatttcattatgaAATGCACACCAGAATTTGATTCTGTCAAAAACAAGATGTTATAAAATTACTTTTACACAAAACATGTCAAAGTGCAGGTATTTAGCTGACAGCAGGCGTTTTACAGTGACGCTGTATGGAATAAGATCACACCTTATAGCTGGAGCTTTTGAGAACAAGGTAGCCCTTCTCGATGAGGTCAAAGGTGAGTTTGAGGTACAGGTAGGACCCCTGGCTCAGGGCCTTAAGGTGGGCACTGAGCTTGCCAAAGGTGGTGTTGTCCATCTTGCCGTTGAGTGAGATGTTGTTTTGGATCTCCGGGCT from Mastacembelus armatus chromosome 19, fMasArm1.2, whole genome shotgun sequence harbors:
- the tanc2b gene encoding protein TANC2 isoform X3; this translates as MTEGMQHIRIMEGVSRSLPSSPLLTHQTISVRLQPMKKLTAPLRKAKFVESPRIPQSELGSPTHTSTTAKNPDLDAYCPGESSQELGPPPSVDEAANTLMTRLGFLLGDKVSEGPAGTQYSMEEPEARQGQNQRISPCSTLTSSTASPPAGSPCSTLPPAMPGQAGNRDCAYGSVTSPTSTLESRDSGIIATLTSYSENMERGSKYVEGSRGNLKLWQSQKSGMDSFLYRVDENMTASTYSLNKIPERSLESMSSHSAHSIPLYLMPRPNSVAATSSAHLEDLAYLDEQRHTPLRTSLRMPRQSTTCGPGRSGQDLRVRFAPYRPQDIALKPLLFEVPSITMDSVFTGREWLFQEIDAHLNSPNASTNRGVVVVGNIGFGKTAIISRLVALSCHGTRMRQIASDSPQASPKHGEGLPLTQPQPTHGTLGGGSCPGTPEMRRRQEEAMRRLASQVVAYHYCQADNAYTCLVPEFVHNVAALLCRSPHLVAYREQLLREPHLQSILSLRSCVQDPLASFRRGVLEPLDALYKERKINSEEDLIILIDGLNEAEFHKPDYGDTIVSFLTKTINKFPPWLKLVVTVRTTLQEITNALPFHHISLDSLEENDGIDQDLQGYILHRIHSSPEIQNNISLNGKMDNTTFGKLSAHLKALSQGSYLYLKLTFDLIEKGYLVLKSSSYKVVPVNLAEVYLLQCNMRFPTQSSFERALPLLNVAVASLHPLTDEQIYQAINAGSLQGTLDWEDFQQRVDNLSVFLVKRRDGTRMFVHPSFREWLIWREEGEKTKFLCDPRSGHTLLAFWFSRQENKLNRQQTIELGHHILKAHIFKGLSKKVGVSSSILQGLWVSYSTEGLSAALSSLRNLYTPNIKVSRLLMLGGANVNYRTEVLNNAPILCVHSHLGYMDMVALLLEFGASVDAPSESGLTPLGYAAAGGHMAIVTALCRRRAKVDHLDKNGQCALVHAALRGHMEVVKFLIQCDWGMGTQQQSPQTQQQAAFTKSHAVQQALIAAASMGYTEIVSYLLDLPEKDEEEVERAQINNFDTLWGETALTAASGRGKLEVCRLLLEQGAAVAQPNRRGIVPLFSAVRQGHWQIVDLLLTHGADVNLADKQGRTPLMMAASEGHLGTVEFVLTQGASLSLMDKEGLTALSWACLKGHLPVVRCLVENGAATDHADKNGRTPLDLAAFYGDSEVVQFLVDHGAMIEHVDYSGMRPLDRAVGCRNTSVVVALLKKGAKIGPATWAMATSKPDIMIILLSKLIEEGDSFYKKGKVKEAAQRYQYALKKFPREGFSEDLKTFRELKVSLFLNLSRCRRKMNDFGMAEEFATKALELKPKSYEAYYARARAKRSSRQFPEALEDLNEAIKLCPNNREIQRLLQRVEEECHQLNQEEHQQQDLELEPPPSPPPTPPPEEEESLSMSMPLPPPPEPRLEDMEPVQDLFEDEDYLEQELEAMSMGLPPPESLTNPSSLPIIQSPPLSPTHPDQIYIAGGSPMGLPYEYHPTSSSMSSPTRGSYQPTSPSLSPTHQNSHYRHSPPHTSPVHQPSYRFSPPPMGTGGQGMDHQSPPPSPLRRAAQYRASPPIEGVCLYRSQSGSPVRYQTEQLPGRPKSPLSKMSSQRSFQLSSQPSLSSQHHQAQGLRLQPSIAQIVRTNQPSSVMGNSSYSGQMGHSMGGRYQGGSVDVESRMVYQPSLDGRSMPQVQASLSSGALCQHGGRGGVMESGLLKDELPQRPSSAYRASSGGPGGIRYSQTPQISRSQSAAYYPVAEHVLERANAMPPCQLGSPEIPHMVRRPVSANTTEMKQHVPTPRPLIHSQSVGLRFSPSSNNISTGSTSNLAPGFRPSSSIQQMEIPLQATYERTCDDISPISPSQGGGGLYQGETTRSRNTPFMGIIDKTARTQQYLHQPQRSRAMTSMDSAISPTSPGQLVQQGSTYSPPTSLGNIAYYNKTNNAQNGHLLEEDYYSQTQPPSLGKLANGSRGSGDILERVSQVPTYPDVKVARTLPVAQAYQDNMYRQLSRDSRTQGPTSPIKPKRPFVESNV